A genome region from Frankineae bacterium MT45 includes the following:
- a CDS encoding glutamate-1-semialdehyde 2,1-aminomutase, producing MIDRDRLAALLIRERNEFIALHPRSRQAYAAAEHLFGGVPMTWMNMRAGAFPLYLQSARGSTVTDIDGVSYSDFALGDTAAMAGHSPAATVEAVNRRFGELGGATAMMPTEDAEWVGQELSRRFGPTRWSLSLTATDANRWSIRIARAVTGRPKILVNSYCYHGSVDESLIVVGPDGAGASREGNVGAPCDVTMTSRVAEFNDLAGLERELEHGDVAAVLMEPALTNIGIVLPEPGYLDGVRELTRRHGSLLINDETHTFSAGPGGCTRAWGLEPDLVVIGKAIGGGIPAGAYGMTDEFAERVLSRTDLDLVDMGGVGGTMAGNALSVAAVRATLEHVLTDKAFDQMTALATTYADGVRSIFTETGAPWSISQLGARAEYRFTPTPPQNGTESRRALDSELDDYFHLYLANRGVLLTPFHNMALMCPETTAEDVALHLELTRAATVDLLG from the coding sequence GTGATCGACAGGGACCGGCTGGCAGCGCTACTCATCCGAGAGCGCAATGAATTCATCGCGCTGCACCCCCGCTCCCGGCAGGCCTACGCGGCCGCCGAGCACCTCTTCGGCGGCGTGCCTATGACGTGGATGAACATGCGGGCCGGTGCCTTCCCGCTCTACCTGCAGAGCGCGCGTGGCTCAACCGTCACCGACATCGACGGAGTCAGCTACTCCGACTTCGCCCTGGGCGACACCGCAGCGATGGCCGGGCACTCACCCGCTGCGACCGTGGAGGCGGTCAACCGGCGCTTCGGGGAGCTCGGTGGGGCGACCGCGATGATGCCGACCGAGGACGCCGAGTGGGTCGGCCAGGAACTCAGCCGCCGCTTCGGCCCAACGCGCTGGAGCCTGTCGCTCACCGCCACCGACGCCAACCGCTGGTCGATCCGGATTGCTCGCGCCGTCACCGGCCGGCCGAAGATCCTGGTCAACAGCTACTGCTATCACGGCAGCGTCGACGAGTCGCTGATCGTGGTCGGCCCCGACGGCGCAGGCGCCAGCCGCGAAGGCAACGTCGGCGCACCCTGCGACGTCACCATGACCAGCCGGGTGGCGGAGTTCAACGATCTGGCCGGCCTGGAGCGCGAGCTGGAACATGGCGATGTCGCCGCGGTGCTGATGGAGCCGGCGCTCACCAACATCGGGATCGTTTTGCCCGAACCCGGCTACCTCGACGGAGTCCGCGAGCTGACCCGCCGCCACGGATCGCTGTTGATCAACGACGAGACGCACACCTTCTCCGCCGGGCCAGGCGGCTGCACGCGCGCCTGGGGGCTGGAGCCTGATCTCGTGGTGATCGGCAAGGCGATCGGCGGCGGCATCCCGGCCGGTGCCTACGGCATGACCGACGAATTCGCCGAGCGCGTGCTCAGCCGGACCGACCTGGACCTCGTCGACATGGGTGGCGTCGGCGGAACGATGGCGGGGAATGCCCTGTCGGTGGCGGCGGTGCGGGCAACGTTGGAACACGTGCTCACCGATAAAGCCTTCGATCAGATGACGGCGCTGGCGACCACCTACGCAGACGGCGTCCGGAGCATCTTCACCGAGACAGGCGCGCCCTGGTCGATCAGCCAGCTCGGCGCGCGGGCTGAGTACCGGTTCACGCCGACGCCACCGCAGAACGGCACCGAATCACGCCGTGCACTGGACTCGGAGCTCGACGACTACTTCCACCTCTATCTGGCGAACCGCGGCGTGCTCCTGACGCCGTTTCACAACATGGCGTTGATGTGCCCGGAGACGACGGCTGAGGATGTGGCGCTGCACCTTGAGCTGACGCGAGCCGCGACCGTGGACCTCCTCGGGTGA